A window from Hemibagrus wyckioides isolate EC202008001 linkage group LG19, SWU_Hwy_1.0, whole genome shotgun sequence encodes these proteins:
- the prl2 gene encoding prolactin 2 isoform X1, whose amino-acid sequence MLTICLFLDFLKAQKGLTKYFSFLFLMLSRVAVLFVAFLCLDLCTCVSTMPICAYGHASCQLLSLANLFDRVIQHSARMHGLSSDLHSELEKYFLPGKNHIGSMYRKCHTSSILTPNGKETAQKLAHEELTEVILKLLMAWTYPLSLLHKNMSHQQDFNSFISSKALEMNNIALELRKGVEKVMEKMQLLGMISNSMDGFTSPEDLFPASDEAMSEYELLYCFRRDSDKVQNYLKILKCRIVPEHGC is encoded by the exons ATGTTAACAATTTGTCTCTTTCTCGACTTTCTAAAAGCTCAAAAAGGACTCACcaaatatttctcttttcttttcctcatgCTTTCCCGTGTAGCAGTTCTCTTTGTGGCGTTTCTGTGTCTGGACCTGTGTACCTGCGTAAGCACCATGCCAATCTGTGCCTACGGACACGCCAGCTGCCAGCTCCTGTCTCTGGCTAATCTCTTCGACAGGGTCATCCAACACTCGGCCAGGATGCACGGGCTGTCCAGCGATCTACACTCAGAGCTT GAGAAATACTTCCTGCCTGGCAAAAACCACATAGGTAGCATGTATCGCAAGTGTCACACATCCAGCATCCTAACTCCTAACGGCAAGGAAACTGCACAGAAACTGGCT catgagGAGTTAACAGAGGTCATTCTCAAGCTGTTGATGGCCTGGACGTATCCTCTGTCCCTGCTGCACAAGAACATGTCCCACCAGCAGGACTTTAACAGCTTCATCAGCAGTAAAGCTTTAGAGATGAACAACATTGCTCTTGAGCTCAGGAAAGGAGTGGAGAAAGTCATGGAAAAG atgCAGTTGTTGGGGATGATCAGTAACTCAATGGACGGCTTCACCTCTCCTGAAGACTTATTTCCTGCAAGCGACGAGGCCATGAGTGAATACGAGCTCCTCTACTGCTTCCGTCGTGACTCTGACAAGGTCCAGAACTACTTGAAGATCCTTAAATGCAGAATTGTACCTGAGCATGGCTGCTGA
- the prl2 gene encoding prolactin 2 isoform X3 — protein MSSNQKQAVLFVAFLCLDLCTCVSTMPICAYGHASCQLLSLANLFDRVIQHSARMHGLSSDLHSELEKYFLPGKNHIGSMYRKCHTSSILTPNGKETAQKLAHEELTEVILKLLMAWTYPLSLLHKNMSHQQDFNSFISSKALEMNNIALELRKGVEKVMEKMQLLGMISNSMDGFTSPEDLFPASDEAMSEYELLYCFRRDSDKVQNYLKILKCRIVPEHGC, from the exons ATGTCTAGCAACCAAAAGCAAG CAGTTCTCTTTGTGGCGTTTCTGTGTCTGGACCTGTGTACCTGCGTAAGCACCATGCCAATCTGTGCCTACGGACACGCCAGCTGCCAGCTCCTGTCTCTGGCTAATCTCTTCGACAGGGTCATCCAACACTCGGCCAGGATGCACGGGCTGTCCAGCGATCTACACTCAGAGCTT GAGAAATACTTCCTGCCTGGCAAAAACCACATAGGTAGCATGTATCGCAAGTGTCACACATCCAGCATCCTAACTCCTAACGGCAAGGAAACTGCACAGAAACTGGCT catgagGAGTTAACAGAGGTCATTCTCAAGCTGTTGATGGCCTGGACGTATCCTCTGTCCCTGCTGCACAAGAACATGTCCCACCAGCAGGACTTTAACAGCTTCATCAGCAGTAAAGCTTTAGAGATGAACAACATTGCTCTTGAGCTCAGGAAAGGAGTGGAGAAAGTCATGGAAAAG atgCAGTTGTTGGGGATGATCAGTAACTCAATGGACGGCTTCACCTCTCCTGAAGACTTATTTCCTGCAAGCGACGAGGCCATGAGTGAATACGAGCTCCTCTACTGCTTCCGTCGTGACTCTGACAAGGTCCAGAACTACTTGAAGATCCTTAAATGCAGAATTGTACCTGAGCATGGCTGCTGA
- the prl2 gene encoding prolactin 2 isoform X2, which produces MEGFCYTSLSLLQLCIAVLFVAFLCLDLCTCVSTMPICAYGHASCQLLSLANLFDRVIQHSARMHGLSSDLHSELEKYFLPGKNHIGSMYRKCHTSSILTPNGKETAQKLAHEELTEVILKLLMAWTYPLSLLHKNMSHQQDFNSFISSKALEMNNIALELRKGVEKVMEKMQLLGMISNSMDGFTSPEDLFPASDEAMSEYELLYCFRRDSDKVQNYLKILKCRIVPEHGC; this is translated from the exons ATGGAAGGATTTTGTTATACTTCTCTCTCACTTCTACAGCTGTGTATAG CAGTTCTCTTTGTGGCGTTTCTGTGTCTGGACCTGTGTACCTGCGTAAGCACCATGCCAATCTGTGCCTACGGACACGCCAGCTGCCAGCTCCTGTCTCTGGCTAATCTCTTCGACAGGGTCATCCAACACTCGGCCAGGATGCACGGGCTGTCCAGCGATCTACACTCAGAGCTT GAGAAATACTTCCTGCCTGGCAAAAACCACATAGGTAGCATGTATCGCAAGTGTCACACATCCAGCATCCTAACTCCTAACGGCAAGGAAACTGCACAGAAACTGGCT catgagGAGTTAACAGAGGTCATTCTCAAGCTGTTGATGGCCTGGACGTATCCTCTGTCCCTGCTGCACAAGAACATGTCCCACCAGCAGGACTTTAACAGCTTCATCAGCAGTAAAGCTTTAGAGATGAACAACATTGCTCTTGAGCTCAGGAAAGGAGTGGAGAAAGTCATGGAAAAG atgCAGTTGTTGGGGATGATCAGTAACTCAATGGACGGCTTCACCTCTCCTGAAGACTTATTTCCTGCAAGCGACGAGGCCATGAGTGAATACGAGCTCCTCTACTGCTTCCGTCGTGACTCTGACAAGGTCCAGAACTACTTGAAGATCCTTAAATGCAGAATTGTACCTGAGCATGGCTGCTGA